In the Clostridium sp. 'White wine YQ' genome, AATTACTATTTTATATTATGAAACTAATAATAAATGGTACACTAAATAAATTTAAAATCCAGGCTCAAAAATTCAATTTTAAACCTGGATCTAATATATAAATATTTATTTAATATATTCTCTTAATTCTTGAAGTTCATCATCAGTTATATTTCTCCACTTACCTATTTCAATGCCATCAATATTTATGTTAATTATTCTTATTCTTTCTAATCTTATAACGGTATAACCAAAGGTTTTTGTCATTTTTCGTATCTGTTTATTTAATCCTTCAGTCAAAATAATTCTAAAAGTATTGTTGTCTATTTTATTTACTTTGCATGGCTTTGTTAATTTTTCACCTAGTTTAACGCCTTTAGACATTCCATTAATAAAATTATTATCTATTGTTTTATCAACTGTAACAATATATTCTTTTTCATGGCTATTCTCTGAGTTTAATATTTTATCTGCTAGCTCCCCATCATTTGTCATTATAATTAAACCTTGTGATTCCTTATCTAGTCTTCCAACAGGAAAAATATATTCAGGATAATTAATATAATCAATTATATTATCTTTAACATCTTTTGCCGCAGTGCAAGTTATTCCTACTGGTTTATTTAAAACTATATATATTCTTTCTTTTCTTTTAATAGGTACACCATCTAAAAGTATTATATCTGTTTCCTCTACCCATTGTCCTGGCATTGCAAGCTCACCATTTATAATTACCCTTTTATCATTAATAAACCTATTGGTTTCAACTCTAGAACAATATCCATAATTACTTAGTAGTTTATTTATCCTCATTTGTTGCTAGTAATCCCCTTTGCAATTTAACTTAATATAATAAATTTATCACTTAAATTAACATTTGTACAATTTACATTTTTTCTTGCTTAACTCTTATTATTATGTAATCACAAATAATCAAAGGTTGAATATACTATAATGAGGTGATAATATGTCTAATTTACAATTTGATCTTAATGTAGAACAAGTAGAAACTCCCTCAACTGTTGTTCCTAACCCTGAACTAGTCGCAAAAACAAATAGATTTTATCAAGTTCCAGTATTTTTAAGCCATCCAACAAGTACTACCTTAAATAATCTTCAAATAAGATTTCTTCTTAGATTAATGGATGAACTTAAAAAAGTACTACTTTTCCCAAGAACTCTTCCAAACACAGAACAATATCCAGAATCAACTATGACAAGCATAAGAAGAATGATTAACTCTAGCTTTGGAATGATAACCTTAAATCTTGCTAGAATAAAGGTAAGAGTTATAGATACCAATGGTGCAACTGTTTATGCAAATGAAATCGGTAGAGAATATTGGACAGGCTCAACCTTCTCATTTATAGAACCGGCAATGGCCTTTCAACGTGGTCTACCACAACTTTTCATTACAGAGAATACAGAATCTGGCCAAGATGTTTTTGAAGCTGGAGGAATTACTCCTTTCAGAGTATTAGTTTGGGATTCTTCAAAAGGAATCGACTTTTTCTTTAGCAGTGTTGAATGGAAAGAAGCTCTTCAAAACTGGTCTGCAGAAGTTAGAAGCGGTTACTTCTTACAAACTCAACCCACTTATGATTATGTTTCTGAAAAATAACAGCGAATAAAACTTTAAGGACGAAAACTAAATGTTTTCGCCCTTTTTAGTAAAATTATTATTTTTTCATTCCAGTATAAATTAAAATTGCATCTCTTAAGAACTCTGCAGCTCCTTTAGTTATCTTATCATAATATGCTGTAAATCTTTCATCATCAACATACATTTGAGCTATACCTGCATGAGCTTCTTTGCTATATGAATCCCAATAAAAACTTAACCATTTACGATGTAAATCAGCTGTTTTTTGAGCTAGCTCTCCTGCTGGATCTCCCGTTTTAATAGCTTCCTCAAGAGTTTCTAATACTTCATTAGATAGCTTAGTTATTTCGTCATACTCCTCTTGGGTCATATTCTTCAATTTTTGGTTAGACTTATTTATTGTATCATCACCATATTTTTCACGAATTTCTTTTCCGTATTTCTTTTCATTTTCATTTATCAAATTTTGTTTAAATCCTTCAAATTTCTCTTTATCTGACATTATAGTTCCTCCTTCAGTTTGAGCAATAGTTTTATTAACATTTTCAATTAATAAATCCAATTGTGCTCTTTTTTCAAGAAGCTTTTCACGGTGTTCCTTCAGTGCTTTAGCTGCATCAAAGTAAGGTGAAGTCATAATATCTCTTATATTTTCTAAGCTTACTCCAAGCTCTCTGAAAAAAAGAATTTGTTGCAGCCTATCTACTTCAGCTTTACCGTATATCCTATATCCTGATGAGTTTATTCTTGCCGGCTTAAGAATACCTATCTCATCATAATACCTTAATGTTCTGGTACTTACTCCTGCTAATTTTCCAAGTTTCTGCACTGTGTATTCCATGTTTACGCCTCCTTACAAACTAAATATACACCTTGCCGTAACGTTAATGTCAATAAGAATTTAAATTTTTTAATTTAATTTTTTTATTAGGCTTAAAAGGTAAAAATTGAGTAAATTGTGATTTGAATCATATTAATAAATTCATTTCCATAATAAACTATTAAACAATCTACTAAATAATTGTAACAAATTAGGGGGAGTATATGATGTTTATTTACTTAATACTGTTCATATCAATTGCACTAATTATATATATGTATGTAAAATACATTTTACTTAATAATGAACTTAAAAATTCCAAGAAATTAATGAATTTAATCTTATCTCATATTGGTGATGGGGTTATTATTTCAGATAATAATGGAAATACTATTTCAACTAATTCAATAGTTAATAGTATTACAAATATAGATGAAAAGAATCTAAAAAATCTCTCTTCTGATTCAGTTTTAAAGACTATATCTAAAATTATATATCAAAATTCCCAAGATGAAAATTCTAAAGATAGTACAAACTTAATTTGTGAGGATGATTGTATTAACAAGTCAGTATTATTTACTAAGAAAAGAAATGGAAAAACTTATAACAAAGTAACAATATTACATAACCTATTTGAATGCTCTACTGCACACCAAATAATACATAAAATGGCTCACTACGACTCATTAACTGGTTTAGCAAACAGAAGTTATATAAATGAACTCTTAAGCTTAGAATTAAAAACATCTAAAGAAAACAAAACACAAACTGCTGTTGTATTTATAGACCTAGATAATTTTAAAATTATTAATGATACTTTGGGCCATGATATTGGAGACCTTGTTTTAAAAGAAGTTAGTTCAAAAATTCAAGAACATTTAGGCAACGAAGCTCATACTGGACGACTGGGTGGAGATGAGTTTTTAATTATTTTACCTGCAATTAAAAGCCCTAAAGATTCACTAAATAAAATCAATAACCTTTTAAATGATCTAAATGGTTCAATTACCATAGATAATAAAGAAGTTTTTATAACTGCTAGTGCTGGAATATCTGTTTGTCCCTTGCATAGCTATGATGCAAAAACTTTACTAAAAAATGCTGATATCGCTATGTATAATGCCAAAAACAAAGGAAAAAACCAATGTCTTTTATTTAATGAGGAAATGAGTATAGAGAGATCTACAAAGCTTGAAATTATTGAAGATTTAAAAAATGCGATTGAAAATAATGAATTTAAACTTTTTTATCAACCAAAGGTTGACATAATAACTAACAAAATGATTGGAGTGGAAGCACTAATAAGGTGGTTTCACCCCAAAAAAGGAATTATTCCACCTTCTAAATTTATACCTATTGCTGAAGAAACTGGTTTAATACTCCCAATAGGAGAATGGGTGTTATTAGAAGGATGTAAGCAAAATAAAATATGGCAACAATCAAACTATTCACCTATTGGTATGTCAATAAATTTATCTACCCATCAATTTGAGCACCCTAGTATTATTAATACAATAAAAGATACATTAAGCAAAACTCAGTTAGATCCTAAGTGGCTAGAACTCGAAATTACTGAAAGTATTGCTGTAAAATCTTTTGAGTATGCCTCAAAAAAATTAGCCAAATTAAAAGAAATAGGAGTTTCAGTAGCAATGGACGACTTTGGAACAGGGTACTCCTCCTTTAGCTACCTAAAACACCTGCCTATTGATACTTTGAAAATTGATAAAACTTTTCTAGATGATGTAGCTAAGGACACAAATGAAGAATTAATTACAGCTTCAATGATAAATTTAGGAAAGAGGTTAAATCTCACAGTGGTAGCAGAAGGTGTTGAAAACAATGAACAACTATCCTTTTTAAAAACAAATAAATGTAACATTGCGCAAGGATATCTATTTAGTGAGCCTATTCCCTCCACTGAAATTGAAAAATTATTTTAAAATGCTTTATTTTCTATAATAAATAATATTTAGAGGTGATATATATGAAGGATCGAATTATTATAATTGGTAGTGGTACTGCTGCTCTTTCTTCGATAAAGGCAATACGAGAAATAAATACTGATAGCGAAATTTTAGTACTAGGAGAAGAAAACTTTTATCCATATTATAGAACTAAAATTTCTAAAGGTCTTTTAGATGGATTAAACGAAGACAAGCTTTTACTTAAAAAGAAAGATTGGTATTCTTCTAATAACGTTAAAATTCATTTAGGTCATAAAGTAATATCAATAGAACCTGATAAAAAGGCTATAACCTTGGAAAATGGAAAGACTGTGATTTATGATAAATTACTTATTACTACAGGCGCAACTAATAATATTCCACCTATTAATGGAATAAATAAAACCGGAGCCTTTACACTCAGGAATTTAAATAATGCTTACGATGTATTAGATTACATTAATGTGTGTGAAACTATACTACTTATTGGTGGAGGAATTCAAAATCTAGAGGTAGCTAATATATTATCTAAAGAAGGTAAAAAAGTTATAATTGCAGAGTTTGCAGCTAGATTAATGCCCAAATTACTTGATGACTATGCGTCAAATTATTTAAAAGAAGCAATGGAATCACAAGGTGTTAAAATCTTACTAAATACACAAGTTGAAGAAATTCAAGGAGATGAAAAAGTACAAGGTTTTAAAACAAAGTCTGGTATTGAGTATTCTTGTGATATGATAATTTACTCTACTGGAATAAAGCCAAATGTTGAAATAGCTTATAATACGCAAATTGAAATTAATAAAGGTATCATTGTTAATGAAAAAATGGAAACAAATATAAAAGATATTTTTGCTGCAGGAGATGTAACTGAATTTAATAGTAGGGTTTATGGTTTATGGAACATTTCATCTGAACAAGGAAATGTCGCTGGAGCCAATATTTGTGGCGAAGATAGTATTTTCACCCCTCCTATTCAATTTTCTTCAATGAATGCCTTTGATTTATCTCTTTTTTCAATTGGAGATATTGAAGAATCTAATGAAACAAATTTGTTTACTCAAATAGATTTAGATAAGGAAAACAGTAAATATTATAAAGTTTTAGTTAGAAATGACAAGATAGTTGGTGCTATAATTCTTGGCGATCAAAAAAGGGCAATGATTATAAAAAAACTAATTGAAAATAAGGTTGATATTAAATATGATGAATCTTCTTTTACCTCAATAAATGACTTTATAGAAATAATTAAAACCTTAAAATAAGTTAAAATACTATGTATTGTATATTTTTACAAACCTTCGCAGATACTACCTTCATGAATATATGAATGGAGGAAATAAGTATGAAGGAATTAAAAAAAGGAGTATATTGGGTAGGGGCTACCGACTGGAAAGTACGTCATTTTCATGGATATGAATTATCAACCCACCGCGGGAGTACTTATAATTCTTATTTAATTAAAGATGAAAAAACGGTTCTTATTGATACCGTATGGGAACCTTTGACTGATAGATTTCTTGAGAACTTGCGTGAGGTAACAGATATATCAAAAATTGATTATGTAGTCATGAATCATTTTGAACCAGATCATTCTGGTGCTTTACCAGTTATTATGGAATATATACCAAATGCTACTGTGATAGTTTCAAAAGGCGGTTTAGAAACAGCTACAAGGCATTATCATAAAAATTGGAACTTTAAAGTTGTAAAAACTGGCGATAAAATAAGTATTGGTAAAAATGAGCTTGTTTTTATTGAAGCAACTATGCTCCATTGGCCTGACAGCATGTTTACATATCTAACAGGTGAAAATATATTATTTTCAAATGATGCCTTTGGACAACACTTTGCATCCTCAAGTATTTTTAATGATGAGGTTGACGAATTTGAGGTAGATCAAGAGTCTCTTAAATATTATGCAAATATCTTAACCCCATTTAGCAGATTTGTTACTAAAAAAATTGATCAAATTAAAGGACTAGGATTACCAGTCGATATGATTGCTCCAAGTCATGGTATCATCTGGAGAAAAGATCCTATGAAGATTGTTGATAAGTATTATGAATGGGCAAAAGGTAATTCAGAAAAAAGTGTGGTAATTGTTTATAACTCTATGTGGGGCGCTACATATAAGATGGCAGCATTTATTGCAAAAGGATTAGAAGCTTCCGGTGTAAGTTATAAAATACTCAACGCAGCCACTGCTGATAGAAATGATATCATAGCTGAAATATTTAAATCCAAAGGAATTTTACTTGGTTCTTCTACTGTAAATAATGGACTTCTCACATCTCTTTTGCCAGTTATTGAAGATTTAATTGGTCTTAAGTTCATAAATAAGGTTGGTGCTTCTTTTGGAAGTTATGGCTGGAGTGGGGAATCTCCAAAGATTCTCTCTGATTATTTATTAAAAGCAAATATAAAAGTACTACAAGATGAATTAAAAATTAAATACATGCCTGATGAAAAAGAATTAGACGATTGTATTACCTTTGGAAAAAACTTTGCTGATAAATTACTTCAAGAATTTGTATAGCATACTATATTAAAAATAGGAATTCTTAAAAGTTTTAAGAATTCCTATTTTTAATCCCATAAATTATAAGTTCTAGAATAACTCCGGCTCCTATTCCAACTAAATAGGCTAATAAATCTGGCCAAGAAAATACATACCCTAATATCAATCCACCTAAAGTATTTTGCCTTATCTTATCAATCCAATCTGCATGATATAATTGACTAAATTCTATGATAAAACAGAAAGAGGTTGCTATTAATGCTGCTATTTTCAGCTTTATTTTTATAAAAATGAAGCCCACAATAAAAAATATCATAAGAGCCCATAAAATATCTCCTAAATATAAATTTTTGAATCTTCTTGTCATTAATCCTAAAACTATTACTAGAATTATTATAATACCATATAGAGTTCTATTACGCTTATAGATAATATCTCACCTCTACTCCTGCAATTACAAATTTAAATAAGAAAATTCCTTTAAACAATTAATAATAGCTTCTTGTGTATCTGGAAAGCTTACATCCATATTATTTAGTTTTTTATTTGATATCCTTAAATCTCTCTTACTATCTTTATATCTATCTGTATCTTTTATTAAGATATCTTCTACTCTATTACTTAATCCCATCTGTTCTATAATGCTCTTCCCTATTTCATAAGTACTTAAGTTATTTTCACTTCCTGCATTATATATTCCACCTGGAATATTAATTATCTTACTAATGTTTCGTATTAAATCATAAACGTAAGTAATACCTCTATACTCATTTGCAGGCAAACTAATGCTTTGATTTTTAACTGCGGCTTTTATAATATTCCAAATTATATTTGAATTAACCTTTTTATTTCTCTCTGGTAAACTAAAAAGCCAAGTTAATCTTAAAATTACAGCATCATCTACCATTTTCGCTATATGATTTTCTGCCTCAATTTTATGTTTTCCATAAACAGTATTTGGTACGACTATGCATTCTTCACTATAAGGGCCGCTTTGAATATTTGCATTATATACTTGATCAGAACTAAGGTATATTAGTTTTGCTTTCGATGCTTCACAGCCCTTAGCTACATTTATTGAACCTTCTACATTAACTTTATATGATAGTTCTGGATTTCTCTCACAAAGCCCAGTATCAGATATTGCCGCCGCATGGACAACATAATCCGGATTTATATATTTTATTTGTTCTATGCTTTCTTCTTTTGTTATCTCTAAATCCTTCTTATTTAAAGCAACTATATTAAACTCATTTTTATAATATTCAATAAATCTTGAAGCAAAAAACCCTTCTGCTCCTGTAACTAATATTTTTTTCATTTAAGTCATTCCTCTCATTGATTTTTCTCATCATCTACAAATTGATATTATTTTTTATTTACCTGCACTTTCTAATGCTTTTTCTATAGACTTTAATATTACTTTACTGCT is a window encoding:
- a CDS encoding pseudouridine synthase, giving the protein MRINKLLSNYGYCSRVETNRFINDKRVIINGELAMPGQWVEETDIILLDGVPIKRKERIYIVLNKPVGITCTAAKDVKDNIIDYINYPEYIFPVGRLDKESQGLIIMTNDGELADKILNSENSHEKEYIVTVDKTIDNNFINGMSKGVKLGEKLTKPCKVNKIDNNTFRIILTEGLNKQIRKMTKTFGYTVIRLERIRIININIDGIEIGKWRNITDDELQELREYIK
- a CDS encoding MerR family transcriptional regulator codes for the protein MEYTVQKLGKLAGVSTRTLRYYDEIGILKPARINSSGYRIYGKAEVDRLQQILFFRELGVSLENIRDIMTSPYFDAAKALKEHREKLLEKRAQLDLLIENVNKTIAQTEGGTIMSDKEKFEGFKQNLINENEKKYGKEIREKYGDDTINKSNQKLKNMTQEEYDEITKLSNEVLETLEEAIKTGDPAGELAQKTADLHRKWLSFYWDSYSKEAHAGIAQMYVDDERFTAYYDKITKGAAEFLRDAILIYTGMKK
- a CDS encoding putative bifunctional diguanylate cyclase/phosphodiesterase, encoding MFIYLILFISIALIIYMYVKYILLNNELKNSKKLMNLILSHIGDGVIISDNNGNTISTNSIVNSITNIDEKNLKNLSSDSVLKTISKIIYQNSQDENSKDSTNLICEDDCINKSVLFTKKRNGKTYNKVTILHNLFECSTAHQIIHKMAHYDSLTGLANRSYINELLSLELKTSKENKTQTAVVFIDLDNFKIINDTLGHDIGDLVLKEVSSKIQEHLGNEAHTGRLGGDEFLIILPAIKSPKDSLNKINNLLNDLNGSITIDNKEVFITASAGISVCPLHSYDAKTLLKNADIAMYNAKNKGKNQCLLFNEEMSIERSTKLEIIEDLKNAIENNEFKLFYQPKVDIITNKMIGVEALIRWFHPKKGIIPPSKFIPIAEETGLILPIGEWVLLEGCKQNKIWQQSNYSPIGMSINLSTHQFEHPSIINTIKDTLSKTQLDPKWLELEITESIAVKSFEYASKKLAKLKEIGVSVAMDDFGTGYSSFSYLKHLPIDTLKIDKTFLDDVAKDTNEELITASMINLGKRLNLTVVAEGVENNEQLSFLKTNKCNIAQGYLFSEPIPSTEIEKLF
- a CDS encoding NAD(P)/FAD-dependent oxidoreductase, which codes for MKDRIIIIGSGTAALSSIKAIREINTDSEILVLGEENFYPYYRTKISKGLLDGLNEDKLLLKKKDWYSSNNVKIHLGHKVISIEPDKKAITLENGKTVIYDKLLITTGATNNIPPINGINKTGAFTLRNLNNAYDVLDYINVCETILLIGGGIQNLEVANILSKEGKKVIIAEFAARLMPKLLDDYASNYLKEAMESQGVKILLNTQVEEIQGDEKVQGFKTKSGIEYSCDMIIYSTGIKPNVEIAYNTQIEINKGIIVNEKMETNIKDIFAAGDVTEFNSRVYGLWNISSEQGNVAGANICGEDSIFTPPIQFSSMNAFDLSLFSIGDIEESNETNLFTQIDLDKENSKYYKVLVRNDKIVGAIILGDQKRAMIIKKLIENKVDIKYDESSFTSINDFIEIIKTLK
- a CDS encoding MBL fold metallo-hydrolase, with product MKELKKGVYWVGATDWKVRHFHGYELSTHRGSTYNSYLIKDEKTVLIDTVWEPLTDRFLENLREVTDISKIDYVVMNHFEPDHSGALPVIMEYIPNATVIVSKGGLETATRHYHKNWNFKVVKTGDKISIGKNELVFIEATMLHWPDSMFTYLTGENILFSNDAFGQHFASSSIFNDEVDEFEVDQESLKYYANILTPFSRFVTKKIDQIKGLGLPVDMIAPSHGIIWRKDPMKIVDKYYEWAKGNSEKSVVIVYNSMWGATYKMAAFIAKGLEASGVSYKILNAATADRNDIIAEIFKSKGILLGSSTVNNGLLTSLLPVIEDLIGLKFINKVGASFGSYGWSGESPKILSDYLLKANIKVLQDELKIKYMPDEKELDDCITFGKNFADKLLQEFV
- a CDS encoding ribosomal maturation YjgA family protein, yielding MIYKRNRTLYGIIIILVIVLGLMTRRFKNLYLGDILWALMIFFIVGFIFIKIKLKIAALIATSFCFIIEFSQLYHADWIDKIRQNTLGGLILGYVFSWPDLLAYLVGIGAGVILELIIYGIKNRNS
- a CDS encoding SDR family oxidoreductase; translation: MKKILVTGAEGFFASRFIEYYKNEFNIVALNKKDLEITKEESIEQIKYINPDYVVHAAAISDTGLCERNPELSYKVNVEGSINVAKGCEASKAKLIYLSSDQVYNANIQSGPYSEECIVVPNTVYGKHKIEAENHIAKMVDDAVILRLTWLFSLPERNKKVNSNIIWNIIKAAVKNQSISLPANEYRGITYVYDLIRNISKIINIPGGIYNAGSENNLSTYEIGKSIIEQMGLSNRVEDILIKDTDRYKDSKRDLRISNKKLNNMDVSFPDTQEAIINCLKEFSYLNL